Proteins co-encoded in one Puntigrus tetrazona isolate hp1 chromosome 20, ASM1883169v1, whole genome shotgun sequence genomic window:
- the cebpz gene encoding CCAAT/enhancer-binding protein zeta produces the protein MEHSNSMDTNNSDFDDEDCDQSNENDKNEEEELTLDDVLRFGGTKADYVMLSCISESAVLINGGKKDAIDDLEEGELEDFITKLGIRAYAEQQIIKDEQDETSSEAPKTEKKKAKSSKMKDDSQSDVKNTIKPLTEDKKTPDQSTDLCQPTGRKAKQKHTNLFELIPRQTLLIKPGGKWYDIEYTSESTSVAQSESLVFQYKALAKKLYENEITLYKNKKNFQKGANSAWMKSVVSTGTMTDRMAAMTVLIQDAPIHSLEHIESLVVLVKKKGSRRQGLMALDTLKELLLSDLLPKHRKLHTFSQHPFDQLEEKASGNRDARDRRLVLWYFEHLLKLQVADFVASLDILARDTVQATKMRSLVTAYELLCNQPEQEKVVLMQIVNKLGDPEYKIASKASHLLETVLYKHPNMKTVVCYEVERLMFRPNISSKAQYYAACFLNQVILSHDEADLATKLINIYITFFNACIKKKDIESKMLSALLTGVNRAYPYAKAGDDSVCKQLDTLFKVVHIVKFNTAVQALMLLFQVMNTQQTISDRYYVALYRKLLDPGLSSSSKKSMFLNLLYKSLKSDIVLRRVKAFVKRLLQVSCLQTAAFACGALFLVSEVMKTKPGLKLLLQEEEDEEEEKYQDLEEDVDDSIAEEKPVDADKDEKIQSVQQCQMKPTASWVHHQNLEGSLNKVTYDPMNRNPLHCGADHTALWELQKLSLHFHPSVALFAKTLLQGEFILYTGDPLQDFTLIRFLDRFVFRNPKQTKGKQNTDATVMQPKYRGKFNKIQSLPVNCEEYLAKEEGQIPVDEVFFYRYFKKRDAEKQWKRTNRNEDTESVEDVDDDEFERMLDAYEGDDFFSEFKNDDLDFAGNVMPKSKKGRDKDAEDSDDDDDDDDGDDLDDEELSLGSMEDDFKDELEDEGGEFMDIEELEDHDSGAQPAKKKKKGKMEEQSVFASAEEFACLLEENTNLKFENSDMNAMANTDKADVKQLKWEVKRNDWIHGRDVKTLRRKKAMFNKGKFGKAKKMKSVKRKK, from the exons GCAGATTATGTCATGTTGTCCTGCATCAGTGAATCTGCTGTGCTCATCAATGGTGGTAAGAAAGATGCAATTGATGACCTGGAGGAGGGAGAGCTGGAAGATTTCATAACAAAGCTGGGCATCCGTGCTTATGCAGAGCAACAAATTATTAAAGATGAACAGGATGAAACATCCTCAGAGGCGCCCAaaacggagaaaaaaaaggcaaagagCTCCAAAATGAAAGACGATTCACAGTCTGATGTGAAAAATACTATTAAACCCTTAACGGAGGACAAGAAAACCCCTGATCAATCTACAGACCTTTGCCAACCTACTGGAAGAAAGGctaaacagaaacacacaaacttgTTTGAATTAATTCCGCGGCAAACCCTGCTTATCAAACCTGGGGGGAAGTGGTACGATATAGAGTATACTTCAGAAAGCACATCTGTGGCTCAGAGTGAGTCATTGGTCTTTCAGTACAAGGCATTGGCTAAGAAACTCTATGAGAATGAAATTACCCTCtacaaaaacaagaagaacTTTCAGAAAGGTGCCAACTCTGCTTGGATGAAGAGTGTAGTGTCCACAGGAACTATGACTGATAGGATGGCAGCTATGACTGTGCTAATTCAGGATGCTCCTATTCACAGTCTCGAGCACATTGAGAGCCTTGTGGTTCTggtgaaaaagaaaggaagtcGCAGACAAGGCCTTATGGCCTTGGATACCCTTAAGGAGCTGCTGCTTTCTGACCTTCTTCCAAAACACCGCAAGCTTCACACTTTCTCTCAGCATCCTTTTGATCAGCTGGAGGAAAAAGCCAGTGGAAATAGAGACGCCCGAGACCGCAGGCTCGTTCTATGGTACTTCGAGCACCTGCTGAAGCTTCAGGTAGCAGATTTTGTTGCTTCACTAGACATACTGGCTCGTGATACAGTCCAGGCCACCAAAATGCGTTCGCTTGTCACCGCCTATGAGCTGCTGTGCAATCAGCCGGAGCAGGAGAAAGTGGTTCTAATGCAAATTGTCAACAAATTGGGAGATCCTGAATACAAAATTGCTTCCAAAGCCTCGCATCTGCTGGAAACGGTGCTTTACAAACACCCCAACATGAAGACAGTGGTGTGCTATGAGGTTGAGCGCCTCATGTTCAGACCCAACATCAGTTCCAAGGCTCAATACTATGCCGCTTGTTTTCTAAACCAAGTAATTCTGAGCCATGACGAAGCAGATTTGGCTACCAAGCTTATCAACATTTACATCACGTTTTTCAATGCCTGTATTAAGAAGAAGGATATTGAGTCTAAAATGCTCAGTGCTCTGCTAACAGGAGTCAACCGAGCGTATCCGTATGCGAAGGCTGGGGATGACAGTGTGTGCAAGCAGCTGGACACGCTTTTTAAAGTGGTGCACATTGTCAAATTCAACACTGCTGTCCAAGCCCTAATGCTGCTTTTTCAGGTCATGAACACCCAACAGACCATTTCGGATCGCTATTACGTAGCACTCTACAG aaaattGTTGGACCCAGGATTATCATCGAGctcaaaaaaaagcatgtttctcAATCTCTTGTACAAGTCTCTAAAATCTGACATAGTGCTGAGACGGGTGAAGGCATTTGTAAAGAGGTTACTTCAGGTCAGTTGTTTACAGACCGCTGCCTTTGCATGTGGTGCGCTGTTCCTTGTGTCAGAGGTGATGAAGACCAAGCCAGGCCTCAAGTTACTGCTACAGGAAGAGGAG gatgaggaggaagagaagTATCAGGACCTTGAAGAGGATGTCGATGACAGCATTGCTGAGGAAAAACCTGTGGACGCTgacaaagatgaaaaaataCAGAGTGTGCAACAATGCCAGATGAAGCCCACTGCATCATGGGTACATCATCAAAACTTGGAAG GTAGTTTAAATAAAGTGACATACGACCCCATGAACAGAAACCCTTTACACTGCGGGGCAGATCACACAGCCCTCTGGGAACTGCAGAAG CTGTCCCTTCATTTCCATCCCTCCGTGGCTCTTTTTGCTAAGACTTTATTACAG GGAGAGTTCATCCTGTATACAGGGGATCCGCTTCAGGACTTCACACTTATCCGATTCTTAGATCGTTTTGTATTTAGGAATCCTAAGCAAACGAAGGGAAAAC AAAACACAGACGCTACAGTGATGCAGCCCAAATACAGGGGGAAGTTCAACAAAATTCAGTCATTACCTG taAATTGTGAGGAATATCTGGCCAAAGAGGAGGGTCAGATACCGGTGGATGAGGTGTTCTTCTACAG GTACTTTAAGAAGCGAGATGCAGAGAAACAGTGGAAAAGAACAAACAGAAACGAGGACACTGAGAGTGTGGAAGATGTCGATGATGATGAATTTGAGAGGATGCTTG ATGCTTATGAAGGAGACGACTTTTTCAGCGAGTTCAAGAATGATGACTTGGACTTTGCAGG CAATGTGATGCCTAAGTCCAAGAAAGGTCGAGATAAGGATGCAGAAGAttctgatgatgatgacgacgacgatGATGGTGATGATCTCGATGACGAAGAGTTGTCTTTGGGCAGCATGGAGGACGACTTTAAAGATGAACTTGAGGATGAAGGTGGAGAGTTTATGGACATAGAAGAACTAGAAGATCATGATTCAG GTGCTCAACctgcaaagaagaaaaagaaaggaaaaatggAGGAGCAGTCAGTGTTTGCATCAGCTGAAGAG TTTGCCTGTTTGCTGGAAGAAAACACAAACTTGAAGTTTGAAAACAGTGATATGAATGCAATGGCCAATACGGACAAAGCTG ATGTTAAGCAGCTGAAGTGGGAAGTTAAACGGAATGACTGGATCCATGGTAGAGATGTCAAAACACTGCGACGGAAAAAGGCCATGTTCAACAAGGGAAAATTCGGAAAAGCCAAAAAGATGAAGAGTGTGAAAAGGAAGAAGTGA